A window of Chaetodon auriga isolate fChaAug3 chromosome 2, fChaAug3.hap1, whole genome shotgun sequence contains these coding sequences:
- the LOC143331942 gene encoding transcription factor HES-5-like: MAPTDTRDHPASTLASKDRHKLRKPVVEKMRRDRINGCIEQLKVLLEKEFRKQDPNAKLEKADVLEMTVQFLKQRLQPQSPANHAAHGDGYSRCWKETLRFLSSASLKEVTPSNLRYLHADRDAGPTPAASSHGHIHAAEKQLPGAHRAVWRPW, from the exons ATGGCTCCAACCGACACCAGAGACCATCCCGCCTCAACGCTGGccagcaaagacagacacaaa CTGAGGAAACCGGTCGTGGAGAAGATGCGCAGAGATCGAATCAACGGCTGCATCGAGCAGCTCAAGGTGCTGCTGGAGAAGGAGTTCCGCAAACAGGATCCCAACGCCAAGCTGGAGAAGGCCGACGTGCTGGAGATGACGGTGCAGTTCCTGAAGCAGCGGCTGCAGCCGCAGAGCCCAGCCAATCACGCGGCTCACGGCGACGGCTACTCCCGCTGCTGGAAGGAGACGCTGCGCTTCCTGTCCTCCGCCTCTCTGAAGGAAGTGACGCCGTCCAACCTCCGCTACCTCCACGCCGACCGGGACGCCGGCCCCACGCCGGCCGCATCCTCCCACGGCCACATCCAtgctgcagagaagcagctgcCCGGCGCCCACAGAGCCGTGTGGAGGCCGTGGTAG
- the LOC143331934 gene encoding transcription factor HES-5-like produces MAPVTKKTEKKPTSVEDSSCTKLPKLTVEKVRRDRINRSIEQLRALLNQEGPSGAQPPAKLEKADILELAVGLLRCWTLAHNSPSYSQGFSQCLQETLRHLSLHAALQPEEREEIKHFYVLQRATVQRHMSAERSRRSAARKRTASRSSARRHGSLWRPW; encoded by the exons ATGGCCCCTGTGactaaaaagactgaaaagaaacCCACATCAgtggaggacagcagctgcaccaaG ctgccAAAGCTCACGGTGGAGAAAGTGAGGAGGGACCGGATCAACCGCAGCATCGAGCAGCTCAGAGCGCTCCTGAACCAGGAGGGTCCAAGCGGCGCTCAGCCACCCGCCAAGCTGGAGAAGGCCGACATCCTGGAGCTGGCCGTGGGCCTCCTGAGGTGTTGGACTCTGGCCCACAACTCCCCCAGTTACTCCCAGGGCTTCTCCCAGTGTCTGCAGGAGACCCTGCGGCACCTGTCGCTCCACGCCGCCCTCCAgcctgaggagagggaggaaatcAAGCACTTCTACGTGCTCCAGAGAGCCACCGTGCAGCGGCACATGTCCGCAGAGCGCAGCCGGCGGAGCGCGGCGCGGAAGCGGACGGCGTCCCGCTCCTCGGCGCGGCGTCACGGCTCTCTGTGGAGGCCGTGGTGA